A DNA window from Paraclostridium bifermentans contains the following coding sequences:
- the sigG gene encoding RNA polymerase sporulation sigma factor SigG, which yields MQINKVEICGVNTSELPVLKNNQMTELLIKIKNGDEVARQEFVRGNLRLVLSVIQKFNNRGENIDDLFQIGCIGLIKAIDNFDLSQNVRFSTYAVPMIIGEIRRYLRDNNPIRVSRSLKDIAYKALQVRERLVRSNSKEPTVSEIAKELELDVEDVVMALDAIQDPISLFDPVYQDNGDAIFVMDQVQDKKDTDENWLQEIALKEAIKKLNGRERLVLDLRFYKGRTQIEVADEIGISQAQVSRIEKNALKNMRKYI from the coding sequence ATGCAAATAAATAAAGTTGAAATCTGTGGAGTAAATACCTCTGAGTTACCAGTTCTTAAAAATAATCAAATGACAGAACTCCTTATAAAAATTAAAAATGGAGATGAAGTAGCTAGACAAGAATTTGTAAGAGGAAATCTAAGATTGGTTCTGAGTGTAATTCAAAAGTTTAATAACAGAGGGGAAAATATTGACGATTTATTTCAAATAGGTTGTATAGGACTTATAAAGGCAATTGATAATTTTGACTTAAGTCAAAATGTAAGATTTTCAACTTATGCAGTCCCTATGATTATAGGAGAGATAAGGAGGTATCTAAGAGATAATAATCCTATAAGGGTGAGTAGGTCCTTAAAAGACATTGCATATAAAGCTCTTCAAGTGAGAGAGAGGCTAGTAAGGTCTAATTCTAAGGAACCAACTGTTTCTGAGATAGCTAAAGAGCTTGAACTAGATGTTGAAGATGTAGTAATGGCTTTAGATGCTATTCAAGATCCTATATCATTATTTGATCCGGTATATCAGGACAATGGAGATGCTATATTTGTAATGGACCAAGTTCAAGATAAAAAAGATACGGATGAAAATTGGTTACAAGAAATAGCTCTTAAAGAAGCTATAAAAAAATTAAATGGAAGAGAACGATTGGTTTTAGATTTAAGATTTTATAAAGGGAGAACTCAGATTGAAGTAGCTGATGAGATTGGTATTTCTCAAGCGCAAGTTTCTAGGATAGAGAAAAATGCTTTGAAAAACATGAGAAAATATATATAA
- the sigE gene encoding RNA polymerase sporulation sigma factor SigE, which produces MKNFIKLKSKCIGYFYKILKRLGLLNPKSLYYLGGVNILPPPLSTEEEQELLKNLEHDESIKSILIERNLRLVVYISRKFENTGIDVEDLISIGTIGLIKAVNTFKLNKNIKLATYASRCIENEILMYLRKNNKKKTEVSFDEPLNVDLDGNELLLSDILGTENDEIYKLIEEEIDKDLLVMALDRLSDREKQIMELRFGLASKGNERTQKEVATMLGISQSYISRLEKKIISRLKKEMKKFV; this is translated from the coding sequence ATGAAAAATTTTATAAAATTAAAGTCAAAGTGTATAGGTTATTTTTATAAAATATTAAAAAGATTAGGTCTTTTAAATCCAAAGAGTCTATATTACTTGGGAGGCGTAAATATATTGCCTCCACCGCTTTCTACTGAGGAAGAGCAAGAGCTTTTAAAAAACTTAGAACATGATGAAAGTATAAAATCTATCTTAATTGAAAGAAATTTAAGATTGGTAGTATATATATCTAGAAAATTTGAAAATACAGGGATTGATGTGGAAGATCTTATATCAATAGGGACAATAGGTTTAATAAAAGCTGTGAATACATTTAAGTTAAATAAAAATATAAAGCTAGCTACTTATGCATCTAGATGTATAGAAAATGAAATACTTATGTATTTAAGAAAAAACAATAAAAAGAAAACAGAGGTATCATTTGATGAGCCTCTTAATGTTGACTTAGATGGGAATGAACTTTTATTATCTGATATATTAGGAACAGAAAATGACGAAATATACAAGTTAATAGAAGAGGAGATAGATAAAGATCTTTTAGTTATGGCTCTTGATAGACTTTCAGATAGAGAAAAACAAATTATGGAGTTAAGATTTGGGCTAGCTAGCAAAGGAAATGAAAGAACTCAAAAGGAAGTTGCTACGATGTTAGGCATATCACAATCGTACATATCTAGATTGGAGAAAAAGATAATATCTAGACTAAAAAAAGAGATGAAAAAATTTGTTTAG
- a CDS encoding sigma-E processing peptidase SpoIIGA, producing the protein MYVEYYAIENLLVNYIIISCTAIISKNNSSMKKKWTGATIGMIYSILYLFDNFNLFFSIPMKVLLILIVTKIAFNNESLKGYLRTLTIFYFVNIFIAGSSFFIIYCTGITHLTISFIILITYISGVVLKYIYNDIKELKHIASMKKDMTVCIDEKEVELKALIDTGNLLKDPISKSEVVIISANKLYGILPEEFQKLDLKNINISSIDNVIDKVDKNISYRIRMIPVKQINDSNLVIGIKSDYIKVDGQKIPNVILGLSNFNEDGYNAILNPQLLMSI; encoded by the coding sequence GTGTACGTAGAATATTATGCAATTGAAAACTTATTAGTAAATTATATAATAATAAGTTGCACTGCTATAATTTCAAAAAATAATAGTTCTATGAAGAAAAAATGGACAGGTGCTACAATTGGAATGATATATTCAATTTTGTATTTATTTGATAATTTTAATTTGTTTTTTTCAATTCCTATGAAAGTATTATTAATTTTAATTGTAACGAAAATAGCATTTAATAATGAATCGTTAAAGGGATATTTAAGGACTTTGACCATATTTTATTTTGTTAATATTTTTATTGCTGGAAGTTCGTTTTTTATTATATATTGTACAGGCATCACACATTTAACTATATCTTTTATAATCTTAATTACATATATAAGTGGAGTAGTTCTTAAATATATTTATAATGACATAAAAGAATTAAAGCATATAGCAAGTATGAAAAAGGATATGACGGTATGTATAGATGAAAAAGAGGTGGAACTTAAGGCTTTAATAGATACAGGGAACTTATTGAAAGATCCGATAAGTAAAAGTGAAGTTGTTATTATAAGTGCTAATAAATTATATGGAATTTTACCTGAAGAATTCCAAAAACTAGATCTTAAAAATATAAATATAAGTTCAATTGATAATGTTATAGATAAAGTTGATAAAAATATATCTTATAGGATTAGAATGATACCTGTAAAGCAGATAAATGATAGCAACTTGGTAATAGGCATAAAATCAGATTACATAAAAGTTGATGGACAAAAAATACCTAATGTAATATTAGGGCTTTCCAATTTTAATGAAGATGGTTATAACGCTATATTAAATCCACAACTATTAATGAGTATATAA
- the ftsZ gene encoding cell division protein FtsZ, protein MLNFDVEMDNFAKIKVIGVGGGGNNAVNRMVEAQLKGVEFIAVNTDKQALYTSKAEHKIQVGEKLTRGLGAGANPEVGKKSAEESKDEILKVLEGADMVFVTAGMGGGTGTGAAPVVAQLAKEMGILTVGVVTKPFAFEGKVRMKNAEQGIKELKTKVDTLITIPNDRLLQIVQKNTSMLEAFSIADDVLKQGIESISDLIAAPGLINLDFADVQSIMKEKGLAHMGMGRAQGENRAIEAARQAIQSPLLETSIKGAKGVLLNITGGANLGLFEINEASTLVQESCDSEANIIFGATIKEDLKDDLVITVIATGFEDGQDMDLDLINRNNAMNQGQHQNFQQSSLNHNPAREPQRPVMPEQKQEDETVVKQNTSSTYIESDDMEIPTFLRRRR, encoded by the coding sequence ATGCTAAACTTTGACGTAGAAATGGATAACTTTGCAAAAATCAAAGTAATAGGCGTAGGTGGCGGTGGTAACAACGCTGTCAACAGAATGGTTGAAGCACAACTAAAAGGTGTTGAATTTATAGCTGTAAATACTGATAAACAAGCTTTATATACATCTAAAGCTGAGCATAAAATTCAAGTTGGAGAGAAACTTACTAGAGGTTTAGGAGCAGGAGCAAACCCAGAAGTTGGGAAAAAGTCTGCAGAAGAAAGTAAGGATGAAATACTCAAAGTTCTTGAAGGTGCGGATATGGTATTTGTAACTGCAGGAATGGGCGGAGGAACAGGAACAGGAGCTGCACCTGTAGTTGCTCAATTAGCAAAAGAGATGGGTATACTTACAGTAGGAGTAGTAACAAAACCTTTTGCTTTTGAAGGTAAAGTAAGAATGAAAAATGCAGAACAAGGTATAAAAGAGTTAAAGACAAAAGTTGATACTTTAATAACTATACCTAATGATAGATTGTTACAAATAGTTCAAAAGAATACATCTATGTTAGAAGCATTTTCAATAGCAGATGATGTATTAAAACAAGGTATAGAATCTATATCAGACTTAATTGCAGCACCAGGTTTAATAAACCTAGACTTTGCTGACGTTCAATCTATAATGAAGGAAAAAGGCCTAGCGCATATGGGTATGGGAAGAGCTCAAGGCGAAAACAGAGCTATAGAAGCAGCAAGACAAGCTATACAATCACCATTACTAGAAACGTCTATAAAAGGAGCTAAGGGTGTTTTACTTAATATAACAGGTGGAGCAAACTTAGGACTATTTGAAATAAATGAAGCTTCTACATTAGTTCAAGAATCTTGTGATTCTGAAGCTAATATAATATTTGGAGCTACAATAAAAGAAGATTTAAAAGATGATCTTGTTATAACTGTTATAGCTACAGGATTTGAAGATGGACAAGATATGGATTTAGATTTAATAAATAGAAACAACGCAATGAATCAAGGACAACATCAAAACTTTCAACAAAGCAGTTTAAATCATAATCCGGCACGAGAGCCTCAAAGACCAGTAATGCCAGAACAAAAACAAGAAGATGAAACTGTTGTTAAACAAAATACAAGTTCAACATACATAGAAAGTGATGATATGGAGATTCCAACATTCCTAAGAAGAAGAAGATAG
- a CDS encoding DUF1290 domain-containing protein gives MDISKLKIKLGFKKFTYIGYIIGVPMYYVDILVFGTRLFNNLSIIRRQIVSNLCNKKRGK, from the coding sequence CTGGATATAAGTAAATTAAAAATTAAATTAGGCTTTAAAAAATTTACTTACATAGGATATATAATAGGAGTTCCTATGTATTATGTAGATATATTGGTATTTGGGACAAGGTTATTTAATAATTTATCAATTATAAGAAGACAGATTGTATCTAATTTATGCAATAAAAAAAGAGGAAAATGA